The following are from one region of the Desulfurispira natronophila genome:
- a CDS encoding flavodoxin family protein, whose protein sequence is MKVIAINGSARKDGNCAILLRHAFQPLQSAGIKTDMMQLAGEKIRGCTACYQCWQRKDGRCAIRDDIVNDCIEQLQLSQGVLLASPTYFADITAEMKALIDRAGMVARANGHMLRRKVGAGVVAVRRGGAMHAFHSINGFFLISQMVVPGSTYWNMGIGREIGDVERDREGLETMSVLGENMAWLLHQIHKQ, encoded by the coding sequence ATGAAGGTGATCGCCATCAACGGAAGTGCCCGCAAGGACGGCAACTGCGCTATTCTACTTCGGCACGCTTTTCAGCCCCTGCAGAGTGCCGGTATAAAGACTGACATGATGCAGCTGGCGGGGGAAAAGATTCGCGGCTGCACTGCCTGTTATCAGTGTTGGCAACGTAAAGATGGCCGCTGTGCCATTCGGGACGATATCGTCAATGACTGTATTGAGCAGCTGCAGCTTTCCCAGGGGGTGCTTCTTGCATCTCCCACCTACTTTGCTGACATTACTGCTGAGATGAAAGCTCTCATCGATCGAGCCGGCATGGTAGCCAGGGCCAATGGACACATGCTGCGCCGAAAAGTTGGTGCAGGCGTTGTTGCTGTGCGTCGCGGAGGCGCTATGCATGCCTTTCACTCCATCAATGGATTTTTTCTCATCAGCCAGATGGTAGTTCCTGGCTCCACATACTGGAACATGGGTATAGGCCGTGAAATCGGTGACGTAGAGCGTGACCGTGAGGGGCTTGAAACCATGAGCGTTCTTGGCGAAAACATGGCCTGGTTGCTTCACCAGATCCATAAACAATAA
- a CDS encoding CheR family methyltransferase — MGRQASECNDNENHHIPVAVIVTSSNDLEPLHLVLENIQKDIRCALIVVTPNRDTLHPQLIDLLPAVTNLPVRQAAHQKSLTAGTIYILPWNHHATLNEGHFDITATDGQADHEVLSVLLRSMCHAEPDNTAVVFLPGTSRQPWPDLKMWQQAGGHLIVEARALSSQAQPPSIEPDISLPAGKIASHLHKLFQRPDGLDHQITELSSELGQITWQVQRLRGLDFSRYKPATISRRTARRMAALNISDVRAYLALLAEQPREVDRLIKSLLVSVTGFFRDPAAWSSLRHQLELWLRSHTDQQSLRLWIAGCATGEEAYSLAILLCELLGDDIHHFPLDITATDIDEEALDVARRGYYPPSALAALNQKQQQHYFEVGEDGATVLPWLREMVNFASHNLVGDPPLTAVDVITCRNLLIYFNTGLQRQILQQFRHSLNPAGILMLGRAESISADSGLLTVDQRNRLFTAPPSTTPPSSPPIIPGGPSQTSIKPFVATEHPWLEVLQQACDFLVVLNHHHRIRYCHGSAEPFFHSSVPPVDGGLVFSHLHPQLEPDLRVTLRRRSAKKQHCHQQTIETRHGLSEVRLVVTPLQTDPTAPLWVISFQQQPLESLTTEPAETNDSTHGLSTDELQLDLAATKAYLREIIESHRQSDEQMHALHEELQSSNEELQASHDELQSMNEELETSNRELEETTCELEQTQDRLHRIMQASPAIIYTASADDPLNMTFVSTNCEAITGYLPATLAENPHFFQQIMLQSDMQYLQETTQQWLADGARNTCTMTYRYRHADGQWRWMNNRIVATRDRNDQPLELVGSAYDITDTIESQHRLESLASNIRGILYQLQRHSDGTITIPYASEGTKEVHGCTAQEAMDDAWAALGNIHPDDIDTVLADIERSAQTMEPWDFFYRVNLPHASTIWVHAYMTPVAQPDDSVLWHGYVTDITDRKLVEEQLRSSEERFRDVLDSLEMIAYVADMSNHEVLFINKYTRELVGDVEGQPCWKVLQNQPRPCEFCTNHRLLDKWGKPAGTVVWEHYNPISRQWYECRDQAIVWHNGKLVRFEIAVNITDRKNLQKNLEQQVAQEQEGRQESEQQLKTIFANSPLGITILEGDVFVSCNAAAANDLGYNQGELIGKTPLDISPQRQLDGTLSSIASASIISRVLSGITEEFEWILCHRNGQHLTMNVRLTPIELQNRRMIFGLWQDVTEQKQLKRDRELDRAVLIQQAKMAEMGSMIGAIAHQWKQPLNNVALLAQSLIDLQENDELDSAALGEEVELIMNNLDFMSKTVDDFSDFFRPSKEREKFRVGQATRPVLNMLQGALQRHGIELDFISKEDYWVDGYASEFKHVVLNIINNARDALQEKQVVRPHIEVTLTATAESVSLCFEDNAGGIPKELLPDKLFEPFFTTKDRDGMGIGLPLSRQIITKVAGRLEASNTPHGAKFCIVLPRISSHSS; from the coding sequence ATGGGTCGACAAGCATCAGAGTGCAATGACAATGAAAACCATCATATACCCGTCGCCGTAATTGTCACCTCCAGCAACGACCTGGAACCCCTCCATCTGGTACTGGAAAATATTCAAAAAGACATCCGCTGCGCCCTGATTGTCGTTACACCCAACCGCGACACCCTTCACCCCCAATTAATCGATCTGCTCCCTGCTGTCACTAACTTGCCGGTTCGCCAGGCTGCGCACCAGAAATCCCTGACTGCCGGCACCATCTATATTCTGCCCTGGAATCATCACGCTACCCTCAATGAAGGCCATTTCGACATTACTGCAACAGACGGTCAAGCCGACCATGAAGTGCTCTCGGTGCTATTGCGCTCCATGTGCCACGCTGAACCGGACAATACCGCCGTGGTTTTTCTTCCCGGCACCTCCCGGCAACCCTGGCCCGATCTAAAAATGTGGCAGCAAGCGGGAGGGCACCTGATAGTTGAGGCCCGAGCTCTCAGTTCCCAGGCACAACCACCTTCCATCGAGCCCGACATTTCGCTGCCAGCCGGCAAAATTGCTTCTCATCTGCACAAGCTCTTCCAGCGACCCGATGGTCTGGATCACCAAATCACGGAGCTCTCTTCCGAACTGGGACAGATAACCTGGCAGGTTCAACGCCTGAGGGGACTCGATTTTTCCCGCTACAAGCCAGCCACCATCAGTCGGCGTACGGCGCGACGCATGGCAGCACTTAATATTTCCGATGTACGTGCCTATCTTGCCCTGCTGGCTGAGCAACCCCGGGAAGTGGATCGTCTGATCAAATCCCTGCTGGTCAGCGTCACCGGCTTCTTTCGCGATCCGGCTGCCTGGTCCAGCCTCAGGCATCAACTGGAGCTCTGGTTGCGCAGCCACACTGACCAACAATCCCTGCGCCTGTGGATTGCCGGTTGTGCCACCGGGGAAGAAGCCTATTCCCTGGCAATCCTCCTGTGCGAACTCCTGGGTGACGACATCCACCACTTCCCCCTGGATATTACAGCCACCGACATCGACGAAGAAGCCCTGGATGTGGCACGCCGGGGTTATTACCCTCCATCGGCCCTGGCAGCCTTGAACCAGAAGCAGCAGCAACACTATTTTGAGGTCGGCGAAGATGGGGCCACAGTGCTGCCCTGGCTGCGGGAAATGGTCAATTTTGCCTCCCACAACCTTGTCGGCGATCCTCCACTGACAGCCGTAGACGTCATCACCTGTCGCAACCTGCTCATTTACTTTAATACCGGGCTGCAACGGCAAATTCTACAGCAGTTTCGCCACAGCCTGAATCCCGCTGGCATTCTCATGCTGGGGCGTGCCGAGAGCATTTCAGCAGATAGCGGGCTGCTAACCGTTGATCAGCGCAACCGACTCTTTACGGCACCGCCCAGCACCACCCCTCCCTCTTCCCCTCCAATAATACCTGGAGGGCCCTCACAAACCTCCATCAAGCCCTTTGTGGCCACCGAGCATCCGTGGTTGGAAGTACTACAACAAGCCTGCGACTTCCTCGTCGTCCTGAACCACCATCATCGCATACGCTACTGCCACGGCAGCGCCGAACCCTTCTTTCACAGTTCCGTACCACCGGTGGATGGGGGTTTAGTCTTTAGCCACCTCCATCCTCAACTGGAACCGGACCTGCGCGTAACACTGCGCCGCAGGTCCGCAAAAAAGCAACACTGTCACCAGCAAACTATTGAGACTCGACACGGACTCTCTGAAGTGCGGCTGGTGGTAACTCCACTCCAAACCGACCCGACTGCCCCCCTTTGGGTTATCAGCTTTCAGCAGCAGCCCCTTGAATCCCTGACCACAGAGCCCGCAGAAACCAATGACTCCACCCACGGCCTCAGCACCGATGAGCTGCAACTGGATCTAGCGGCAACCAAGGCGTACCTGCGGGAAATTATTGAAAGTCACCGTCAGTCCGACGAGCAAATGCACGCCCTGCATGAGGAGCTGCAAAGCAGCAATGAAGAGCTCCAGGCCAGCCACGACGAGCTACAAAGCATGAATGAAGAACTGGAAACCTCCAACCGGGAACTGGAGGAGACCACCTGCGAACTGGAGCAAACCCAGGACAGGTTGCACAGGATCATGCAGGCGAGTCCAGCCATTATTTACACCGCCAGCGCCGACGACCCCCTCAACATGACCTTTGTCAGCACAAACTGCGAAGCAATCACCGGGTACCTCCCGGCAACGCTTGCAGAAAACCCCCACTTTTTCCAGCAGATAATGCTTCAAAGCGACATGCAGTACCTGCAGGAAACCACGCAACAGTGGCTTGCTGACGGCGCCCGAAACACTTGCACCATGACCTATCGCTATCGCCATGCCGACGGACAATGGCGCTGGATGAACAATCGGATTGTAGCCACCAGAGATCGCAACGATCAACCCCTGGAATTGGTAGGCTCAGCCTACGACATTACCGACACTATAGAGTCTCAACATCGTCTGGAAAGCCTGGCCAGCAATATCCGCGGCATACTCTATCAGCTGCAACGGCATAGCGATGGCACCATCACCATCCCTTACGCCAGTGAAGGCACCAAAGAGGTCCACGGCTGTACCGCCCAGGAAGCCATGGACGATGCCTGGGCCGCGCTCGGCAACATACACCCGGACGACATTGACACCGTACTGGCAGACATTGAGCGCTCAGCCCAAACCATGGAGCCCTGGGACTTTTTCTACCGGGTCAACCTTCCTCATGCCAGCACCATATGGGTACACGCCTATATGACCCCCGTCGCTCAGCCTGATGACAGTGTGCTTTGGCACGGTTACGTTACGGATATCACCGATCGCAAACTAGTGGAAGAGCAACTGCGTAGCAGTGAAGAGCGGTTCCGTGACGTGCTCGACAGCCTGGAGATGATTGCTTATGTGGCGGATATGAGCAACCATGAAGTGCTCTTTATCAATAAATACACCCGAGAGCTGGTGGGTGACGTGGAAGGGCAGCCCTGCTGGAAGGTCCTCCAGAACCAGCCACGTCCCTGCGAATTCTGCACTAACCATCGACTGCTTGATAAATGGGGTAAACCAGCTGGTACAGTGGTCTGGGAACACTACAATCCGATATCCAGGCAGTGGTATGAGTGCCGCGACCAAGCCATTGTCTGGCACAATGGCAAACTGGTGCGTTTTGAGATAGCGGTAAACATTACCGACCGTAAAAATCTGCAAAAAAACCTCGAACAGCAAGTGGCTCAGGAGCAGGAAGGGCGGCAAGAGAGCGAACAACAACTGAAAACTATCTTTGCCAACTCACCCTTGGGGATTACGATTCTCGAAGGTGACGTATTTGTCTCCTGCAATGCCGCTGCTGCCAATGATCTCGGCTATAATCAAGGTGAGTTAATAGGTAAGACTCCGCTGGACATATCCCCGCAGCGCCAGCTCGACGGTACCCTGAGTTCCATAGCCAGCGCTTCTATCATCAGTCGGGTGCTCTCGGGCATAACCGAGGAGTTCGAGTGGATTCTCTGTCATCGCAACGGACAGCATCTCACCATGAATGTTCGCCTTACTCCCATTGAGTTGCAGAATCGCCGTATGATTTTTGGGCTCTGGCAGGATGTTACGGAGCAAAAACAGTTGAAGCGTGACCGAGAGCTGGACCGGGCTGTGCTGATCCAGCAAGCCAAGATGGCTGAGATGGGAAGTATGATCGGCGCCATCGCCCATCAGTGGAAACAACCACTCAACAATGTGGCCCTGTTGGCCCAAAGCTTGATTGATCTGCAAGAAAACGACGAACTGGACTCAGCTGCTCTGGGAGAGGAAGTGGAGCTTATCATGAACAACCTGGATTTCATGAGTAAAACAGTTGACGATTTCAGCGACTTTTTCCGCCCATCTAAAGAGCGGGAAAAGTTTCGGGTCGGGCAAGCAACCCGCCCAGTCCTCAATATGCTGCAGGGAGCCCTGCAGCGCCATGGCATTGAGCTTGATTTTATCTCTAAAGAAGACTACTGGGTAGATGGCTACGCCAGTGAGTTCAAGCACGTGGTGCTTAATATCATCAACAATGCCCGCGATGCATTGCAGGAAAAGCAGGTGGTGCGCCCACATATTGAGGTCACCCTCACCGCAACCGCTGAATCAGTTTCACTGTGCTTTGAGGACAACGCCGGGGGTATTCCGAAAGAGCTTTTGCCAGACAAGCTCTTCGAGCCGTTCTTCACCACCAAGGATCGGGATGGCATGGGCATCGGTCTCCCTCTGAGTCGCCAAATTATTACCAAGGTAGCCGGTCGGCTGGAGGCCAGCAACACCCCGCATGGGGCAAAATTTTGCATTGTCCTGCCCCGCATAAGTAGCCATAGCTCTTGA
- the mltA gene encoding murein transglycosylase A: protein MKHRSTAPISLFAFAVVILLAVGCAPRTIDKQPALQPVEWESLDGWHKDQVEQAWEPFLQTCSRLESQSAQWREICQLAQEEESPSEGEVRSFLQEHLQPFRVPAPSGTHLATGYYEPLLEASLQPSSQYPHPVHSLPQDLLRLNFPPGSDGVALRGRLDGRSVEPYWSRQQIDAGRATTAEPLAWAKDPVDLFFLHIQGSGRLQLSDGTTMAVGFHDHNGHPYRSIGSVLIRWGEIPRDQMSMQAIRTWLAENPQRRQELFHHNPRYIFFRKLAADKSPVGSAGVPLTPLRSIAVDREHIPMGTPVFIQTSHPVSAEPINTLTIAQDTGAAIKGPGRIDLFCGHGDEAEILAGHLRHPTQVYLLLPRQTDELP, encoded by the coding sequence ATGAAACACCGTTCTACTGCTCCAATAAGTCTTTTCGCCTTTGCTGTAGTAATTCTGCTTGCTGTTGGCTGCGCCCCCCGCACCATTGATAAGCAGCCAGCTCTGCAACCAGTAGAGTGGGAATCCCTGGACGGTTGGCACAAAGATCAGGTAGAGCAGGCATGGGAACCGTTTCTGCAGACCTGTTCACGCCTGGAGTCGCAGAGCGCCCAGTGGCGGGAAATCTGCCAACTGGCTCAGGAGGAGGAGTCGCCAAGTGAAGGCGAGGTGCGCTCCTTTCTCCAGGAGCACCTGCAGCCCTTTCGGGTTCCAGCTCCCAGTGGCACTCACCTGGCAACCGGCTACTACGAACCCCTGCTGGAAGCGAGCCTCCAGCCCAGCTCTCAGTACCCCCATCCTGTTCACAGCCTGCCCCAGGATCTGCTGCGTCTCAATTTTCCTCCCGGTTCCGATGGTGTTGCCCTGCGTGGCCGCCTGGATGGCCGCAGCGTCGAACCCTACTGGAGTCGCCAGCAAATCGATGCGGGCAGAGCAACGACCGCCGAGCCTCTGGCCTGGGCCAAAGATCCCGTCGACCTCTTCTTTCTGCACATCCAGGGCTCCGGGCGGCTGCAACTAAGCGACGGCACTACTATGGCCGTTGGCTTTCATGATCACAATGGCCACCCCTACCGTTCTATTGGCAGCGTGCTCATCCGTTGGGGCGAGATTCCCCGCGACCAGATGTCCATGCAGGCCATTCGCACCTGGCTGGCAGAGAACCCCCAGCGCCGACAGGAGCTCTTTCACCACAATCCCCGCTACATTTTTTTCCGCAAGCTTGCCGCTGACAAAAGCCCTGTTGGCAGTGCCGGTGTCCCCTTAACACCGCTACGCTCCATTGCCGTAGACCGGGAACACATCCCCATGGGCACCCCCGTCTTTATTCAGACCTCTCACCCTGTCAGTGCTGAGCCTATCAACACGCTCACCATAGCTCAGGACACGGGAGCTGCCATCAAGGGGCCAGGACGCATAGACCTCTTTTGCGGGCATGGAGATGAGGCGGAAATTCTGGCCGGACATCTGCGCCATCCCACTCAGGTTTATCTCCTGCTGCCCCGCCAGACAGATGAGCTACCATAG
- a CDS encoding polysaccharide deacetylase family protein, producing MKMAFFYRKWFGLLVLAILLHLPAAATESKRPAAELLREQVLQQQWPKPLQWGTRVQGVGWRLDTDDKVVALTFDACGGTGGNGYDRELMEFLMARQIPATLFLNQRWMTANPAITRKLADQPHFLLANHGTTHRPLSLQGRRAWGIEGTSSVEEVVEEVMGNHQSLLSHTPKAATFFRSGTAYYDEVAVTIVNQLGYEAVGFDIIGDGGARYSAKQVRKAILQARPGSIVLLHMNQPSSQTAQGVMEAIPILQKKGFRFVTLEDYPLEHQ from the coding sequence ATGAAAATGGCATTCTTCTATCGCAAGTGGTTTGGCCTCCTCGTGCTCGCCATTTTACTGCACCTGCCGGCTGCCGCCACGGAGTCAAAAAGACCAGCAGCAGAACTTTTGCGCGAGCAGGTTTTGCAGCAGCAGTGGCCAAAGCCACTGCAGTGGGGTACCCGTGTGCAAGGCGTTGGCTGGAGGCTGGATACCGACGATAAGGTTGTGGCTCTAACCTTTGATGCCTGTGGGGGGACTGGGGGAAACGGCTACGATCGGGAGCTGATGGAATTTCTCATGGCACGCCAAATTCCCGCCACCCTTTTTCTCAACCAGCGCTGGATGACGGCCAACCCTGCTATTACCCGCAAACTGGCGGATCAGCCCCACTTTCTTCTGGCCAACCATGGCACTACTCACCGCCCTCTTTCCCTGCAGGGGCGCAGGGCTTGGGGTATAGAGGGAACCAGCAGTGTAGAGGAGGTTGTGGAGGAAGTGATGGGCAACCACCAGTCCCTGCTTAGCCACACACCAAAGGCGGCAACCTTCTTTCGTTCAGGGACTGCCTACTACGATGAAGTAGCCGTCACCATCGTCAACCAGTTGGGCTATGAGGCGGTAGGGTTTGACATCATTGGAGACGGAGGGGCCCGTTACAGCGCCAAACAGGTCAGGAAAGCCATACTGCAGGCCCGTCCCGGCTCCATCGTGCTGCTGCATATGAATCAACCCAGCAGCCAAACCGCTCAAGGAGTCATGGAAGCCATACCTATTTTACAAAAAAAGGGCTTTCGTTTTGTTACCCTGGAAGACTATCCGTTGGAGCATCAGTAA
- a CDS encoding ATP-grasp domain-containing protein, protein MQKDPNKGYVALLGWSLNAIEAAEDFDRRYIVVAPEWAEKYCQEHNIPYLTWNYERLNERSLEIAQKLQEMGVDVAIPLFEETVEWAGAINSVLLDNPRLLGQSMLMRDKSLMKRRAQLGGIRVGIFEEAYQREDIIRFLKRVNQTLLKLDGDPNDPIHLKAFDKAGCLGHRVVRTPEDVDSIPDDEFPMLMESHLDGWEFAVEAWIHNGKIRFLNISEYVTLGYSVFVPATPELESWRNKITKEIEKLIKAFDIDFGFVHPEYFVTSDGTMYFGEVAYRPPGFKVFELLERVYGFNAYQATILAFDPKTTEEEITSFFPREIVDAKGHAGCFGVYPRRRVVNRLEIPEETENHPYFESHELTPPLEETVTKRTAFGTHWGLVYFAGDNPHTLRDLLKRQEDLDFYV, encoded by the coding sequence ATGCAAAAAGATCCCAATAAAGGCTATGTGGCCTTGCTCGGCTGGAGCCTCAACGCAATTGAAGCCGCTGAGGATTTCGATCGTCGCTATATTGTGGTGGCACCTGAGTGGGCAGAGAAGTATTGCCAGGAGCACAATATTCCTTATCTGACCTGGAATTACGAGCGCCTTAACGAGCGATCGCTGGAGATTGCACAAAAACTGCAAGAAATGGGCGTTGACGTGGCTATTCCACTCTTTGAAGAGACGGTAGAATGGGCGGGTGCTATCAATTCCGTTTTACTGGATAATCCGCGACTGCTGGGGCAGTCCATGCTGATGCGAGACAAATCTTTGATGAAACGCAGAGCACAGCTAGGCGGCATTCGCGTGGGCATTTTTGAAGAAGCGTACCAAAGAGAGGACATTATTCGTTTTCTCAAGCGGGTAAACCAGACCCTCTTGAAGCTGGACGGCGATCCCAACGACCCGATTCATCTCAAAGCCTTCGACAAGGCCGGTTGCTTAGGGCACCGGGTGGTTCGCACCCCCGAGGATGTGGATAGTATTCCCGATGACGAGTTCCCCATGCTAATGGAGTCGCACCTGGATGGGTGGGAGTTTGCCGTAGAGGCATGGATTCATAATGGAAAAATTCGCTTTCTCAATATTTCTGAGTATGTCACGCTGGGATACTCGGTCTTTGTTCCGGCCACACCGGAGCTGGAAAGTTGGCGCAATAAAATTACCAAAGAAATAGAAAAGCTCATCAAGGCATTTGATATCGATTTTGGCTTTGTGCACCCTGAATACTTTGTCACCAGTGATGGCACCATGTACTTTGGTGAAGTTGCGTACCGTCCACCGGGATTCAAAGTTTTTGAGCTGCTGGAGCGAGTCTATGGTTTCAATGCCTACCAGGCTACCATTCTGGCCTTTGATCCCAAGACCACTGAAGAGGAGATTACCAGCTTCTTCCCTCGGGAAATTGTAGATGCCAAAGGACACGCTGGTTGTTTTGGCGTTTATCCTCGCCGCCGAGTAGTCAACCGGCTTGAAATTCCAGAAGAAACTGAAAATCATCCCTACTTTGAATCCCACGAACTGACGCCCCCTCTGGAAGAGACGGTCACGAAACGCACCGCCTTTGGTACTCACTGGGGGTTGGTCTACTTTGCTGGTGACAACCCCCATACGTTACGCGACTTGCTGAAGCGCCAGGAAGATTTGGACTTTTATGTTTGA
- the aroE gene encoding shikimate dehydrogenase, with the protein MKHITGTTKVFGLIGGDTSYSLSPTLHRAMLEYTGYNGVYVPFPVRNQLTLEAVLEACRGGAIGGLNITVPWKEKAAGLVDNLDRSASRAAAVNTVVHRQNGTWGYNTDGEGMCRSLIEESGAVLEGQRIVILGAGGAARGIIPALLQHRVKNIEVFNRTPERAHEVVDSMEDQRLHVAAALPDLTDAMVINSTSAGLKSDRTTLFSQDDIAPARYFYDLVYVPSRTAHMELAWKANVPCCNGLGMLIWQAVLAFEIITGKKCPVNVARSAVGGNLFDEE; encoded by the coding sequence GTGAAACACATAACCGGAACCACCAAGGTTTTTGGCCTTATTGGTGGCGACACCTCCTACTCCCTGAGCCCGACACTCCACCGAGCCATGCTGGAGTACACAGGCTACAATGGGGTCTATGTGCCCTTTCCCGTGAGAAATCAGCTTACTCTGGAAGCCGTATTGGAAGCCTGCCGCGGAGGCGCTATAGGGGGGCTTAATATCACTGTCCCATGGAAAGAGAAAGCGGCCGGACTTGTCGACAACCTGGACAGGAGTGCCAGCCGGGCTGCGGCTGTTAACACGGTAGTCCATCGTCAAAATGGCACCTGGGGATATAACACCGATGGCGAAGGCATGTGCCGCAGCCTGATTGAAGAAAGTGGAGCAGTCCTGGAAGGCCAGCGCATTGTCATACTGGGCGCTGGTGGAGCTGCCCGGGGAATTATCCCCGCTCTGCTACAACATCGGGTAAAGAATATTGAAGTTTTTAATCGCACTCCCGAGCGAGCCCATGAGGTGGTAGACTCCATGGAAGACCAGCGCCTGCATGTGGCTGCTGCGTTGCCCGACCTTACCGATGCCATGGTCATCAACTCCACCAGTGCAGGACTGAAAAGCGATCGCACCACTCTCTTTTCACAGGATGACATAGCTCCAGCTCGCTATTTTTACGACCTGGTTTATGTACCCTCTCGCACAGCACACATGGAGTTAGCCTGGAAAGCAAACGTTCCCTGCTGCAACGGTCTGGGAATGCTGATTTGGCAAGCTGTGCTGGCCTTTGAGATTATAACCGGTAAAAAGTGTCCGGTTAATGTGGCTCGAAGTGCGGTAGGGGGCAATCTTTTTGATGAAGAGTAG